A window of Hordeum vulgare subsp. vulgare chromosome 5H, MorexV3_pseudomolecules_assembly, whole genome shotgun sequence genomic DNA:
CATCATCCCGTTGAGACACTATCAAGCGCCAAGACACAATGAAGAGGACATTGCTTTGTGCTTTGCTTGGGTGAATGTTTGGCTTGATTCTTGGTTGGTAAAGAACAAATGAAGGCCAAGATTTGGTCTTGGACTGAAGACTAGCTACTATTGCAACAAAGTGACCGCCCCATCTAACCGCACTCAAGGTTATCTTGAACACTAGTGGAGTGTGATCCAATAGAAATGCAATCGATGGTCCAATTGTATTGATCAACTGAGAAATTTTCCATCGAGTGGGTTGCAAATCACGTAGTATGGCTCTGTCTTCCCACAGATATACAATAAACACAACAAAAAGGGCCGGGACTAGGCCTTCGCATTGCACCATTACTACAAGGAACTAGTTGGCAATCTAAAATGGATCCAAAGGAATTTCAAAACTACACCGAAGATATCAGATATCAGCATATCCATTGAAGACGGTGACGAGGAGGATGAATATGCTAATAAAAGGCCAGATGGTAAAAATATGGAAAAATAAAGGAAGAAGCATGGAGTTGTCGGTGCCTACAAAGAGAAGCTTTGTGCAATGACTGGGACCAAGAAAGTGTTGTCGGACGAACACACAGAAGATAAGGTGGCGAGATAGAACGAACTAAAGTTCACGAGGATTAGAAGTGAGGAGAAAATTTGGCGACATAACTGAAGATGGTGGAAGCAGAACAGCGTAGGCTTGTTATTGAGGAGGAGAAGGTTTTAAAAGAGAAGAGAACCAAAGAGCATGCTATCATGTTCATGGACCCAGGACAGGATGGGCGCCATGGCAAGGAAGTATTGGGAGCCCACTCGTGTGGAGATCTGGTCCCAAAAGGAGGTTGATCGTGGTGGTGGTCGTGTGGgagatggtggtggttgtggaggATATGGCGGTGGCCGTGGTGGTGATGGCGGTTGCTTTGGTGGTAATGATGAGCACAAAAGTGCTTGAGGTTGGGTATCCATTTGGCAGGTCTTGGTCCACAATATcttacttcacagtacaataaatGACATGTTGCGTTTTTTTTTTGGTCAAACTTGATTGATGTGGTGGCTTTTAGCTAAATTATATGCATGCTTTAGTTTGAATTGTTTGATTCAATTGGATATATGTATGCCTGAATCTTTCAAATGATTGCTGAATTACCatgcattttttttaaatgtatGTGCCAAGGGATATAAGAATTAGTCAAAAATATATTTAGTGAGTTAAATATAGGGATTCCATTAGGTTTAGCCACACTATTTAACTCCTAGGAGTTAAGTTTGAGGATAATTTCCAGGAGCTAAAGGATACGGGTTCGGGTAGGGATTCTCTCTATCTCTCTATAATCCTCTTCTagcttctttttttttccttttgataATTCTATCTTTTTTTAGGGGCTTGAGAACTTTACTCTGCTATGTTTTTTTAGACAATCTTCTGCTATGTGGACCGTGGAAGACCAGTTACCTGAATCAGGCCGGGAAACGGTCCACGAAGGCCCAACCAAAGCCATCTCCCACCCGACCTGTTGCGCCGGCCGCCGGGGGGAGGAGAGACACGCCGCCGTCTCGCTtctttcccctcccctcccctcccctccccgcaAGCCGTGCCGCAGCCGAGCGATCGAGAGtcggaggtggaggaggacgaTGTCCAAGTCGTGCAAGGGGCTAGCCATGGAGCTCGTCAAGTGCCTCAGCGAGACCGACTGCGTCAAGGTCAGCCGCggccccccctccccctccccctcccctttcTCTCGCCCCCTTTCTCCTCCCCGCGCCTCCCCGTGCCGCCGCCCCTTGGCCCGATTCGATTTAGTGTAGCCTAGTGTACGGATTGCTCGCCGTTGCTGTATTCTTGGGCGCCCCGTGCGAGATGCCGGCACCGCCGACCGATTCCGCTCTTCCTCCCCTGATGCGGCTTCTTTCCGCGCGCAGGTGCAGAAGAGGCCGTACAAGGAGTGCGCCGGGGAGAAGGCGCCCAACATCACCAGCGAGTGCGTCGGCCTGCGGGAGACCTACTTCAACTGCAAAAGGGGCCAGGCATGTCTTCTTCACTCGCTCGCTGTGAATCGGCCGCACCAGTTGCGATCCATCTTCCGTTGTGCATCGGCTATAATGATTTTGCTTGCAATCGTTGTTCTGTTGGGCTGTTAGATACCACTATTACGTGCGCACGGGAGTAGTTTGCCCGATCTAGATTCTATAGGCGCTGAACTTGTCTGCAATTCATTGCCAATCCGGTGCCCCGGCATCCGTTAGGTACTTGAGATGGTATGCTTGGTCCACTCCCTTGTGGTCGCAACTTTGTGCATTGATGTATTGCTATGAACTGGCTTCTGGTGGCACAGTTCATATAGCTGGTGGATGGCCCCAAACTGAACACGTCCGGGTCCTGCAACAATGCCTCTATTAATGCTCTCGCAACCAGCGTCCAGGGGTGTGCTACTGCCATGTACTTAGTTCAGATGCTACAGATCGATACAACAATGCCGATGCAAATATATGTGGCGTATGATAGGTTAAGTTCTATTTGTGCCTGTTCTGTGTGACCAAGATTTCAGAGTGAAGGTCAGTTTTACACGTCGGCAGGTATGCTTCGTTGATTTTACTTTAAACTAAGGTACTATGAGATTCTGTAACAGGATATACAGGGTCGAGCAAGTTAATAATACCTACAAAGTTAAATCACCAGAAGCTCCTTCCTTTGAACTGTAATATACAAGCATTTAAGTAATTGGCCGTTTTCATGCTCGATGCATTAGTTTTAGTATTTATGCATCATACAGCTTATAAGAGATTATATTTTAGGTCTACAAACAGGTTGTTCGCAAAAGATAGTGGTAATGTGAGGAAAAAATTACAACTATAAACAGCAAGCAAAATGGTTTTTTTCTTTTCACCTTGCATGTACAGTCAGAAAAGTAGATGAACCCACGGTCAGAATTGGAATCTGTCTGTAACTACTCTATACGCCACATATCTTGTAAATATCCTTTAAATAACTGTTATCGTATATTAAAGGGCTAGATTTAGCTAGAAATGCCTGTAGCACTTGGCCCTTTTCTTGTATTCTCTTTAGTACCTATCATAGTTAAAGAAGGCACGCCTAAGCTCTAGGCGATAGCAAAACGCCTAGCGCATAACTGCGCTTCATCTGCGCATAAGGATGCGCTTTGGTCAGAAAAGCGCAAGGCGGTGGCAAAACGCGCAATTAACGCCTAGCGCTTTTTTGAACTATGGTACCTATGCATCATACTACTTATAAGAGACTAGTATTTCATTGTGGTAGAACAGACTCTGCACAAAAGACGTGTGACAATATGAGGAAAAAAAACTACAATTGTATATGGACAGTCAAAGGCGAAAATCCTTTTTTCCCTTTGACCTTGCTTGTACAATAAGAAGAGTAGATCTGTCACTGGTGGTCAGAACTGGAATCTCCCTGTAACTACTCCCATACACTACATTTCTTGAAATATCCATTATTGTAGATCACAGGAGCAGATTTAGCTGCAAAAGGACTATAGTACGATGACTTGAGTACGTGAGGATTAATAGATGGTACATACCATGTGTATGTTTTCCTTAGTTTGTACTAGTTGCTAACTGTCAATTTCCATTGCTATATACTGCTCCAAATCATTCATCATTAATTCATATCCAGCTTCTGTGTGAATTGTGTATATATTAATACTCTGGTTAACAGCTCATTTCATTTCTTGATATATAGATATAAGCCTATGTCCACCTGCCCCACATTTATGATAACCCACTCTCCTTTGGTGTACAAGCTATGAATGTGACATACAACCTACTTTAAGTATATTTTGCGGGTTTGGCCCATTACTATTGCATTTGATATTAATACTTGTCCCGGTATCCCTCCTTTTTAGGCGGCTATCAATTCTATTGTTCCATATGCTAACTTCCTTTGGTAGCATGTTGATTGCCTAAATTTGATCATTGTTCCTTTTAGGCCTTTTGTACTCCTTTTTTTGTTACTCAAGTTTGCAACTGGAATTGCTAATTTTGTTAATTGCTGCAACAGGTTGACATGCGAGCCCGGATACGTGGGAACAAGGGGTATTAATGTTGTGCATGTGAACTCCCTATCCAACTGAAACTTGCAGCCGAATTGTCACTACAAGCCATCTTGTGTTTTACATATACTCTAGATCTCCACAGGATCATAATTTAGTTGGTATGTATTTTTTCTTCGCCATAGGAGACAGGAACCAATTCAGCACACGAGTAGTTTCGGTCGATGAGAGGGTGCATCTCTTTATTGCTGCCTAACCATTGTCTTCTGGAGAGAAAAAAAAATGTTTGATCATAATGTATCTTGTATGCAATTTTCTGTTATGGAACAGAGCTGCATGACCTTTTTTGTTCTAAAACTCCTCTGAAAGAAGATTGGGGTGAAACTTTGAACAGCTAAGCTGCTTTTCTTAATTGGGAAGCAAGCTGGCTAGCTTGAAATAACCTGCTTTTGAAGCAGGTTGCATTTTCCTTGTGATGTATGGCTCGCTGCATTGTACAGTATCCCAGCCTACTGATGCCAGCCTCTAGCAGTGTGGTTTTGCGTGGCCTCTCTGATTCAAAGGATTCTTATAAGAATTTTAAAGGATCGATGAAATCCTTAGAATTTTTCTGTTGATTCGTAGGTTTGAATCCAATAGGAATGTTTTCCAAGGATTTGTTTGTATTAcataacatatgaaagttacGTCCTCTCAAACCTCTTGCAAAGGATTCTTTGTTCCTTTCCTATGTTGCAAACAAACAAACCAAAAGCCTGTACAGTTAAGGAGAAGGTGGCATTGCAATCCTATATGTTTTTTTTATTATCTCTGCCTTTTTGAATTCGTACGAATCAAATAAACCATAGTGCAGATTAATTTACTGGTTAGTACATGAACTAAACGCTCTTAGGCCCTGTtaggccctgtttctttaaaaagtcctaggagtcccaactaaaaagtctctagtccctactTGTTTCTTTTTAGGAACTAAATAGGGATTAGAAGAcactaaatgacatgcaaaaaggccatgttacccctagtaatgtacTAAAAGTTATTAAATGGCATGCTAAAAGTAAGGCACTgttgaaaaaaatataaaaaagtttcaaaaagaCTCTCCCAtaaggacttcttcctttagtcccaaacaccaccttttagtccctaaaagtccttcCTGTTTCTTTTACATGgtactaaaagggactttttttaaTCCCTAAAGGAAAAAGTCTATATAAAGAAACACCACCTTATATTTTTTTAATGGTGGGAGTAAGTTTTAGCATCGTTGTCTGCTTTGGACGATGGTGGTCTCTTTTGCTAGAGTCCTTTTCAGTTTCCCATGTCCGGGTATCTTTTGGTTAGAAGTTTATGCCGACTAGTCGAAGTCACGGCGATTATACATTTATCTATCCCCTATAAAAGGTTATTCCTCCTGCTTTTTTTTCCAGCATTTGGCGCCTCTTTTTCTGTGGTCGAGGGAACCCTTTCTTACTACCTGAAAGGTGAAAGCCAGATCCGTGAGTCCTAATATAGGAGGTCCCTTTTCCATTCGCCGTCTCATCGATGCAGCCGCCATACGGAGGGAGAAGTGCCATCTTTTTGTGCTGGAGTATCCCGATCGCCGTGATGGAAGCCTGTGCCCCCCTGCCCTGGGAGAAGAGAAAAAGGAGCTGGCTAGTACCGCTCGGGATCGAGGCTAATGAGCCAGCCATGATTAGACGGATGCTGATCCAGTCCTCTGACCTTTTGCGCCGATGCGTGGCGTCCCAATGCCGCAAAGTGGATTCTAACGTTTCCGGCGCAAGCCACCGGCAGACCTCCACTTTTAACTTGTGTTTGTGTCCATCGCAGGGCTGGTTTCACCGCATAAATGTATTATTACTGCTTTTAGTTTCACACAAAGAAATGTATACTGACATACTACGTACTCCATATGGTGAATGGTACCGGTGTAGTAAAATATCGACCATGAACTTTTTTTCGTCCAGGAAGGCCTAaagttatatactccctccatttcacaATGTAGTACGCCCGCGTTTCTCGAGATATAAGTTTGATCATGAATCTAACCAACGAGACCGTGGCGGGAGCATAAATTATACCACTAGATTCGTATTTTCAATACGAATTTAGTGATATAATTTTTGCTCCGATCGCAATCGGTCTTGTTGACCAAATTTATGATCAAACTTCAAGCTTGAAAATGAGGATGCActatattatgaaacggagggagtaccaaatATGACATGTCCTTATAAATGCATgcttaaagaagaagaagagtatatACAACCAAATTACCGGGGATGCTGAAGTCTTTTTCTTCTTGCATGTATCGACGATTCGCCATGAGCAAAGCTTGTTGTCGCCTTGGGCCTCCATCTCGGAGGAGCAAGCTTATTTAAACCCATGAGCTTGTAGAAACATCATGAGCGTTGTAGCTTTTTCTTCTCTATCCCTTGGTGGCTAGGGCAAACTCTTCCCTCTAGGCTTCATTGGTGAGCTCACGGATTCGACTCCCTCTGCTTGTCACTCCGGCGGCTAATGCCGGGGAAGGGAATCCCGGTGCCTCTGCTTCGGTTAGTAGTTTAGGTAGAGTTTTATTCCTCACACGTGCGACACTTGGACTGATGATGACACTTTTTTTTGAGTTTTGTCTTCTGGATTATGATCTTTCTCGAGTTTGTCCATCTGGACTTAGTTGATGGAGCTCCATGGTAGGTCCCAAACATATAtactttccaaacacttttgcttttattttcgactctaatttgcatcatttTAAATGAAATTAATCGAACTAACGATATTTTTTTacaaaactaccatggtgttggttttatgcagaaataaaagttctcagaatcagATGaagctttttgtggattttttctgaaatatagaAAAATAATGAAGTAAAGACCCACCATAGGGGAGGACcacctgttggtgccaagccaacagggcgcgcccacccgctgggcgtgccctgatggcttagggccacctcgtggctccttcgaccctaattccagtcttataaattattatttttgaagaaaaaatAGGAAGGAAGTTTTTATCGCGTTTTACGAGATGAGGTCGTcgtcaccacctgttcttccacgGAAGGGCTGATCggtgtccgtttggggctccggagaaggggattcgtcattgtcgtcatcacgaACCCTTtttcatcaacaattccatgatgctcaccatcagGAGTGATTAATTCAGGTGTAGGCTTGTTGTACGGTGATGATATTGgacgagattgatcatgtaatcgagttattttgatagggcttgatccctagtatccactatgttctgagattaatgttattacgactttgctatgcttaatgcttgtaactatgggccaagtgccatgatttcagatttgaacctattatgttttttaTGAATATGATAATGCTTTATATCCTATTTTACAAGTTATATGCACATATTACGTATCATGCTCCGCATACCCCAATGTGACAACAATTGAGATTTtttccggtgattgccgtagtttgaggagttcatgtattcactatatgttaatgctttgttctaattctttattaaaaggaggcatTAATATCGCTTAGTTTCTTATGGACCCCCTTATCACGGGAGTGTATGACAAAAAATATCATGTAAGTTCTTATTATAAACACGTATGaccatatacggaatacatgcctacattatattgatgaactgaAGTTAGTTGTGTGGCGttctagtgtgtaactattacataTTAAAtgccatctaaatcattatccagtgGATAACTCCACATGCCTACGCTTTTCCTATATTGGATCTTGCTAAGTTATTATTGCTCTTActactgttacaatcactatAATACTGCTGATGTTACCGTTTCTATTACTACTACTCCCTCcgctcctaaatataagtctttctagagattctatgaaaggactacatacgaatgtatataaacatactttaaagtgtagattcattcattttacttcgtatgtagtcttctaatgaaatctcttcaaagacttatatttaggaacgagggGAATACTATTTAGtgtgctactaaaacttttgctacagagagatatcccagatgcggttgaattgacaaatcagctGCTAAGACCAATACATAttttttggctccccttgtgttgaatcaataaattagggtgtaatactacccgcaaagactgttgtgatcccctatacttgtgggttatcattctaGCATAAATTTCTACCATCTCTTTGGGAGCGTGAGGTTAGGGTTTCTCGTCGTGTGGCGAGATTCGATGTCAGGTGAATCATATTTATTCAAGGGTTCAACGGCGATGGCCGTGGCTCTAGGGCGCTGGCCCGTAGGGGCACGTGCATGACTTCCCGACTGCCATTAACACAGTCAAACTGGCTTCGGTATGGGAGTGACAATATTGACGCGCCGGCGGCTCGCTCCAGCAACGGTAGTGGTCCTTTGATGGTCCCATAATTTGGATattttttattatgtttgaggTGTTTTGTATTTCCAGTGAATTTGAATAATAGATTTGGATCCTTTTCGTAAAACATAGATAAAATACATTCGGAAAGTCGTCAATACGGACCGGAAGACGTTGGCCGCGGTCTGAATAGCATTTGCCGCCCTGGAAAAAAGAAATGTCGACGAGGATCTGGAGATGATCTGAAATTTTGTTAAAGACATGGTTTTTTCGGTACTTCCAAATTGCCCATGATAAAGGGACGCAAAGTTTCTGCTcgtgagctcaaatgagctcagcgaacaataaaatcaaaaaataaacaaataacTATGATTCTTTTGTGACAAACATTGACAAAAGTTTAAAAGTTTTAAGTGCGTGCAAAAATTTATCATGTAATCACATTCTTAGAAGGCATGGCCAAAAAAATTGACACTCCGAAAATACTACTTTCAAAGTATTTTGGAGCATTGATTTTTTACCAACGAAAATGTGATTCCATGAGGAGTTTTTGCAAGCACTTCAAAATTTTGTCAATGTTTGTTAAAAATAGGATTAGTTTATTTTTTACTGTTTAccaagctcatttgagctcgggagaCACTTTCGATGATAAGGCACATACTCCCACCTGAAAATGTCATTTCCCAACAAATCCGGTACACTGAATAAAACGGAGCTTAAACCCCGAGGGGGCAGCGAGCTGCTCTAGTAGAGAACATACCTGATCGATGGAGCTAATTATGCCGCTACTCAGTACTCAGCAGCTATACTGATTGTCCGGTGTTGTAGCTCCGTGCTTGCTGGTGCAGCTGCAGCAGTGCGGCTCACTCGCCTGACAGCTCGGTTCGAACCAACGCGTCCACCTACCGACACACTCGGTAGCCACTTAATCCTACTCAATCATGACAGGCTCTCACTGACTTAGCTCAATCTGCCGTCACCCTTCCTTGACACTCGCACTACTGCTTTGAACGCAAAGCTTGACTATTAGCCATGCATGCTTGATCACCAAGCTTAAGGCTCTCTAGAATGTTGACAATTTGACAAACGGGATGGATGACTCTCTGGTAGTATGGTGTCGCTGATGTTCACAGAGAATTGTTATAGAAGCCGTATTTGACCAGTAACCTACCTGGTTGCTTCAAGATTGTGAAATCCTGTTCTTTTTTCTAGGCCAATAGTTTTATCTAAGGGGTTTTGGGGCATCTCCAAAGCGGACGCTAAAACCATCGGGGTCGTGCGATCCCGACATATTTAGCCATTGATGTGGGTTTGTATCGGTCCGTTAAATGGTCTGGGCGTACTTTTTTCAACAACCCGAATAAACTGGGGGTGAGAGGAGGAAGACATTGCGGGAGTCTGAAAAGCACCCACGTAGGACTTCGACACCCCCGGCCCATCCAGAATCCCTCCCAAACCTCACACCTCTATCCTCCCATTTCGCGCATTTAGTTTTTCTACCTTGCCTTCGTTATCGCTTCATCACCCCGGTCATCACGCCACACGCTTGCTGGAACTCGACGAGCCCGTCACCTCCAACGGTATATCTATGCTACACGTCGCTTTTCCTCCATCTCCGTTCCACACCTCTCCCCCGACCGCCGTGTGTGTACCATTCGCTTCTATGATACTCATCATGTCCGGCAACTGTTCGGTGAATAACATGTAGTGTTGAATGAACGGTTTCCGTATCCACGTCTTCCCTTTTATGGATGGATACGGTGTCCGTTTTACGGGTAAGCGTTGCAGATGCCGTTAGGCCAATAATTGACAATGCAACTATGCAAAGGGGAAGGCAGCCCAagcatagcccccccccccccccccccacacacacacacacaaccccATTGGCGCCACACATGAGAGTTAGTTGCACCTTCACCGGGACAGTACGTGGCCGAACCAGATTCTCCAGGGACCAGGCTACAGTCAGTGAGTGCCAGAGTATCCACACTGACACTATCCTCCTGCCACGGAAAGGCCTCCTGACATTCTCTCCCGCATGCACGAAATTCCACTACCTGATGTTTTTCCGATGCTCCCAAACCAACCGCGATCAGATTCACCACCCACAACTCACCAACCCGTCGTCAAAGCAGAGCAGAGCAGTCACCCCTCACCAACACGACAAGGTCGAAACTTTCTCCCAGTCTTGTACTCCTCTCGTTTCGTTGGTGCATATCTGATATCTCATCTCTCTTCCCCCCCGAAACAAGGGGAGCACAGAGCGCCAAGCTAACAGCCCCTCGGCTCGGCTCCCGCCATCTATCCATCTATAAATGCGGTATCCCCAACCAACCTCCAGGATCCTGATCGAAAGTTGAGATTTTTCCCGGTTGATAGCCCGGACATCCAACAAGAAGAGCCGCGTGCCGGCGTGCGTGCGTGATCATGAAGCCGCGTGCGCctccggcggcagcggcggcgtctggcgtgccggccaggctccggccgCACCTCCCGCGGGTCACCGCCTTCCTCATCGTCTTCTCTGTTGGCTACTCGCTCGGCATCGTCTCGTCGTCCGCCCGCCCGCCCACGCCCAAGCCGTCGCAGACTGTCATACGGCCGCACGCCGCGCACCTCACCGCTGCCTCCTCCAGCGTCCCCGCCTCGTCGAACGGCACGGGCACGA
This region includes:
- the LOC123399976 gene encoding cytochrome c oxidase assembly factor 5, translating into MSKSCKGLAMELVKCLSETDCVKVQKRPYKECAGEKAPNITSECVGLRETYFNCKRGQVDMRARIRGNKGY